One window from the genome of Esox lucius isolate fEsoLuc1 chromosome 23, fEsoLuc1.pri, whole genome shotgun sequence encodes:
- the med21 gene encoding mediator of RNA polymerase II transcription subunit 21 codes for MADRLTQLQDAVNSLADQFCNAIGVLQQCAPPASFNNIQTAINKDQPSNPTEEYAQLFAALIARTAKDVDVLIDSLPSEESTAALQAASLRQLEEENHDAAARLEEVVYRGDLLLEKIQSALADIAQSQLRTRSGGPSQTTPPES; via the exons ATGGCGGACAGATTAACGCAACTTCAAGATGCTGTCAATTCG CTTGCCGATCAGTTTTGCAATGCAATCGGTGTATTGCAACAATGTGCCCCCCCAGCTTCATTCAACAACATACAGACGGCAATCAACAAGGACCAGCCATCCAACCCTACTGAGG aaTATGCCCAATTATTTGCTGCACTGATTGCTCGGACAGCAAAGGATGTGGACGTTCTGATTGATTCACTGCCAAGCGAGGAGTCCACAGCAGCTCTACAG GCAGCCAGTCTGCGGCagttggaggaggagaaccaTGATGCAGCAGCGCGTCTCGAGGAAGTGGTTTACAGAGGTGACTTGTTATTGGAGAAGATACAAAGTGCCTTGGCGGATATCGCTCAGTCACAACTCCGTACTCGCAGTGGAGGACCCAGCCAGACCACACCACCCGAATCATGA
- the fgfr1op2 gene encoding FGFR1 oncogene partner 2 homolog, which translates to MSCSLEKVLSDAKSLVERLRNHDNAAEVLIEQTTSLNKRVEAMKQYQEEIESLNQVARHRPRSSLVMGIQQENRQIRDLQQENKELRTSLEEHQSAMELIMTKYREQVFRLLMASKKDDPAIVTQLKEQHTTEMQAHIDKINEMATVMRKAIEVDEGRLCEDEERIKQLELENSGLRELLGISREAFLVLTREDASDSTSLSALLTSADVSLRKS; encoded by the exons ATGTCGTGTTCATTGGAAAAGGTATTGTCAGATGCCAAGTCGCTGGTGGAAAGACTTCGCAACCATGACAATGCGGCTGAGGTACTTATTGAACAGACAACTTCCCTTAACAAGAGGGTTGAAGCCATGAAACAG TATCAGGAGGAAATTGAATCCCTGAACCAGGTGGCCAGGCATCGGCCCCGTTCCAGTCTTGTCATGGGCATTCAGCAGGAAAACCGACAGATCCGAGACCTACAGCAGGAAAACAAAG AGTTGAGAACATCCCTAGAGGAGCATCAGTCAGCCATGGAACTCATCATGACTAAATACAGGGAGCAGGTCTTCAGACTCCTCATGGCCAGTAAAAAAGATGACCCTGCCATTGTCACCCAACTGAAGGAGCAGCACACAACT GAAATGCAAGCGCACATTGACAAGATCAACGAGATGGCCACGGTAATGAGGAAGGCCATAGAAGTGGACGAAGGGAGGTTGTGTGAAGATGAGGAGAGGATCAAGCAACTGGAG CTGGAGAACAGTGGCTTGCGTGAGCTACTGGGGATCAGTCGAGAGGCCTTTCTGGTTTTGACGAGGGAGGACGCCTCCGATAGCACGTCCTTGTCTGCCCTGTTGACCAGCGCTGACGTCAGCCTCCGGAAGAGTTAG